One stretch of Vicia villosa cultivar HV-30 ecotype Madison, WI unplaced genomic scaffold, Vvil1.0 ctg.001020F_1_1, whole genome shotgun sequence DNA includes these proteins:
- the LOC131632779 gene encoding ubiquitin-like protein 5 has translation MIEVVLNDRLGKKVRVKCNDDDTIGDLKKLVAAQTGTRADKIRIQKWYTIYKDHITLRDYEIHDGMGLELYYN, from the coding sequence ATGATAGAGGTGGTGTTGAACGATCGATTGGGGAAGAAGGTCCGTGTGAAGTGCAACGATGATGACACTATTGGTGATTTGAAGAAGCTGGTGGCGGCTCAGACTGGAACTAGGGCCGACAAGATCCGTATTCAGAAGTGGTACACTATCTACAAAGATCATATCACTCTTAGGGATTACGAGATCCATGATGGCATGGGTCTTGAACTCTACTACAACTAA